From the genome of Marinicella rhabdoformis:
TGGCTGAAGACTTGACAGGCACACCCAATGAACCTGAAAACGCTCCTCAAATCATCACCTCATGGTCTATGCATGTGAAAAGTTGGACTGAAAATGAAGACGAGCGTAACAAACTGGTTTTGCGTTATGAAGACATGCTGGAAAACCCGCGCAAAGCATTCAGAAAGGTTGAGTCTTTATTGGGTATGAAACGCAACCCTGCACGTCTGATGCGTGCCATAAAACACGCATCTTTCAACCAAATGAAAGCCCAAGAAGAAAAGAAGGGCTTTGTTGAAAAACACGAAAATGCCCAATCCTTCTTCCGCAAAGGCCGCAAGGATCAGTGGCAAGATGTGTTGACTCCAGAACAAGTAAAACGTATTGTTGAGCGCCATCGAGAACAAATGGAAAGATTTAAATACATCCCCAAAGGCTATTGAACTAAAAACGGCCTTTGCTTATGTTATTAAGCAAAGGCCGTATACATAAAAAAGAACATCCCTATTCAATCAATTTGAAGTCAGTCGAACAATTTATTTTTTACCTGCTGAATGTCTTTATGTCGGATGTCCTTTCCTTTAACCAAATATATGGTGTATTCACAGATATTTTTTGCATGATCTCCCATGCGTTCCAAAGCCTTGGCACAATGTGACAGACGCAATAAAGCTTTTATTTCATGTGGTGATTTCACCATTTGATTGATGATATGGTCATTTAATTCATTAAAATGTGCATTGATCATTTCATCTTTTTGGACCAAGTCTATGGCCTGATCTGCATCTAACCTCGCTAAAGCATTGAGGGAAGCTGACAACACACTCAATACTTTTTGCCCCAAATGGTCGATTTCAACAAAAAATGGACTGCTGTAATCAAAACTTATCAAATCTTGGGCAACATATGCTACTTTTTCTGCTTGATCACCAATCCGTTCTAGATCGGTGATGCTTTTCATAACCGCTATGATTAATCTTAAGTCACTGGCAGCCGGCTGTCGTTTGGCAATGATGCGAATACATTCTCCATCTAACTCAATTTCCAAGTCGTCAATGGCATCACCCTTTTCCAATACATCTTGCACCAAATCAGCAGACTTTTCCTTCAAACTGAGCATGGCTTTTCTTAATTGATTTTCTACCATGCCGCCCATTTTCAATAAATGATTACGAATATCTTCTAGTTCGTTGTTATATTCTTTTGAAGTGTGTTGATCAAATTCTAAGTGTTCCATATGCTTATCCAAATCGGCCTGTGATGTATTTTTCTGTTAGTTCATGTCTCGGGTTTGTAAATATTTGATTGGTATCACCCACTTCTATCAATCTGCCCATATGAAAATAGGCTGTTCTTTGTGAAACTCGGGCTGCTTGTTGCATCGAGTGTGTCACAATCACAATGGTGTAATTTTCTTTCAACTCATTGATCAGCTCTTCAATTTTCGCTGTCGCAATGGGGTCCAATGCCGAAGCTGGTTCATCCATCAATATCACCTCTGGTTGAACAGCAATGGTTCTGGCAATACACAACCTTTGTTGCTGCCCACCAGACAAACCTGTGCCCGGTCCATGTAAACGGTCCTTGACTTCATCAAACAAACCCGCTTTGACTAATGCTTCCTCAACCAAGTCATCCATTTCTGCTTTATTTTTTGTCAAACCATGAATTTTAGGCCCATAAGCCACATTGTCATAAATCGACTTAGGGAAGGGGTTGGGTTTTTGAAAAACCATTCCTACCCTAGCTCTCAGTAATACTGGGTCTTGCTTTTTACCATAAATATTTTCACCGTCAAGATTGATTTGACCATCAATACGACATATATCAATGGTATCATTCATGCGGTTCATACAACGAAGAAAAGTTGACTTTCCACAGCCAGATGGCCCAATCAATGCAACCACTTGATTGCGACCCACATCTAAGCTCACATCATGAATCGCTTGATTATCTGCATAATAAACATTCACATTTCTGGTGCTTATTTTTGCATCTTCACAGCGGTATT
Proteins encoded in this window:
- a CDS encoding sulfotransferase domain-containing protein is translated as MGNILWLASYPKSGNTWLRVFIENYLANQKQAIDINQIHKNSIDEVKAFRYQKYVGGGQQTIDLTTEELCAIRPLVHADIAADSQGTVFVKSHNFQGEYKGFPLHNWQVSSGAIYVVRNPLDVVISMSNYFDQTIDEAIDYLAEDLTGTPNEPENAPQIITSWSMHVKSWTENEDERNKLVLRYEDMLENPRKAFRKVESLLGMKRNPARLMRAIKHASFNQMKAQEEKKGFVEKHENAQSFFRKGRKDQWQDVLTPEQVKRIVERHREQMERFKYIPKGY
- the phoU gene encoding phosphate signaling complex protein PhoU produces the protein MEHLEFDQHTSKEYNNELEDIRNHLLKMGGMVENQLRKAMLSLKEKSADLVQDVLEKGDAIDDLEIELDGECIRIIAKRQPAASDLRLIIAVMKSITDLERIGDQAEKVAYVAQDLISFDYSSPFFVEIDHLGQKVLSVLSASLNALARLDADQAIDLVQKDEMINAHFNELNDHIINQMVKSPHEIKALLRLSHCAKALERMGDHAKNICEYTIYLVKGKDIRHKDIQQVKNKLFD
- the pstB gene encoding phosphate ABC transporter ATP-binding protein PstB encodes the protein MNKTATELNMDATMSNEVGATNMKAKPMNETKKDILDVEYTDTVGEYRCEDAKISTRNVNVYYADNQAIHDVSLDVGRNQVVALIGPSGCGKSTFLRCMNRMNDTIDICRIDGQINLDGENIYGKKQDPVLLRARVGMVFQKPNPFPKSIYDNVAYGPKIHGLTKNKAEMDDLVEEALVKAGLFDEVKDRLHGPGTGLSGGQQQRLCIARTIAVQPEVILMDEPASALDPIATAKIEELINELKENYTIVIVTHSMQQAARVSQRTAYFHMGRLIEVGDTNQIFTNPRHELTEKYITGRFG